In the Ursus arctos isolate Adak ecotype North America unplaced genomic scaffold, UrsArc2.0 scaffold_19, whole genome shotgun sequence genome, one interval contains:
- the ANKRD11 gene encoding ankyrin repeat domain-containing protein 11 isoform X6, producing MESRRTRTQMPPAQSMSWYCKAGSLLEGPWHEMEVPRSKKKEKQGPERKRIKKEPVTRKAGLLFGMGLSGIRAGYPLSERQQVALLMQMTAEESANSPVDTTPKHPSQSTVCQKGTPNSASKTKDKVNKRNERGETRLHRAAIRGDARRIKELIGEGADVNVKDFAGWTALHEACNRGYYDVAKQLLAAGAEVNTKGLDDDTPLHDAANNGHYKVVKLLLRYGGNPQQSNRKGETPLKVANSPTMVNLLLGKGTYTSSEESSTESSEEEDAPSFAPSSSVDGNNTDSEFEKGLKHKAKNPEPQKTVTPVKDEYEFDEDDEQDRVPPVDDKHLLKKDYRKETKSNSFISIPKMEVKSYTKNNTIAPKKAAHRILSDTSDEEDVGVTVGTGEKLRLSAHTILPSNKTREPSNAKQQKEKNKVKKKRKKETKGKEVRFGKRNDKFCSSESDSESSESGEDDGDSVGSSGCLKESPLVLKDPSLFSSLSASSTSSHGSSAAQKHNPSHADPHTKHWRTDNWKTISSPAWSEVSSLSDSTRTRLTSESDCSSEGSSVESLKPVRKKQEHRKRGSLQSALSEKKNSFHASVDGAIPKLDKEGKVVKKHKTKHKHKNKEKGLCSVSQELKLKSFTYEYEDSKQRSEKAILLDNDVSSENKLKALKHDRDHFKKEERLGKMKSEEKEWLFKEEVVKVSKDEKSLKRIKDMSRSFREEKDRLNKAEKEKLVKEKSPKEEKLRLYKEERKKKSKDRPSKLEKKNDFKEDRLSKEKEKTFKEEKEKLKKEKVYKEDSSAFDEYCNKSQFLENEDTKFSLSDDQQDRWFSDLSDSSFDFKGDDSWDSPVTDYRDVKSDPVARLILETVKEDGKDKKRENKGREKRDYGDKRSDRDAFFRKKDRDCLDKSCERRKEQMEKHKGVPSCLPEKDKKRRESAEGGRDRKDPLEGAKERKDGRAKPEEAYREELKELGGEASFKDRPDCDFGKGLEPWERLHAAREKEKKEKAKLEKYKDKSSDKDKSEKSILEKCQKDKEFDKCFKEKKDTKEKHKDTHSKDKERKASLDQVKEKREKTFPGLLSEDFPEKKDEKKGKEKSWYIADIFTDESEDEKDEYTASGLRLGEAGDTPRADGPLDTDRHRKHSADRQHSEKQKDRELREKKKEKGATEGGKDKKEKVLEKHKDKKDKDSAEKYKDRKDRTSVDSTQEKKNKQKPPEKVERKPPAEDKAKSRHRERPDREHCRDRKASRSAEAEKSLLEKLEEEALHAYREDSNDKASEVSSDSFTDRGQEPGLSALLEVSFTEPPEEKVKEKERHRHSSSSSKKSHDRDRIKKDKSEKREKSDDYKDSGGRKDPSQYDKDFSDADTYGIPYGTKADAEDGLDKAIELFSTEKKDKNDSEREPSKKVEKELKPYGSSAASALKERRRREKHREKWRDDRDKHRDRHGDGLLRHHKDEQKPVARDKDNPPNPLRDKSREESLKLSETKLKEKFKENPEKEKGDPAKVSNGNEKLPVSRDPAKRDARPREKLLGDGDLMMTSFERMLSQKDLEVEERHKRHKERMKQMEKMRHRSGDPKLKERVKPAEDARKKSLDVPPKKPLALDPALKDKKLKESAPALPATENKPHPGPAVDTRDWLAGPHMKEVLPASPRPDQGRPTGVPTPASVVSCPSYEEAMHTPRTPSCSADDYSDLIFDCADPQPASSTSASACSPSFFDRFSVAASGIPETASQTPTRPLCTSLYRSVSVDIRRTPEEEFSTGDKLFRQQSVPTASSYDSPGQPLEDKAPGPPGPAEKFACLSPGYYSPDYGIPSPKADTLHCPPAAVVNVTPSPEGAFSGLQAKSPPPHRDELLAPSMEGALPPDLGIPLDATEDQQATAAIIPPEPSYLEPLDEGPFSTVITEEPVEWAHPAASEQGLSCSLIGGTPENPVSWPVGPDLLLKSPQRLPESPQHFCPNEALHPAAPGPFGATEPPYPGSPDSYPLSATESGLEGAKGDAVEAVPASVSAPEEPPAFAPASRLEPFFTNCKPLPEAPPDMAPEPACLTTVTQVEALGPMESNFLENGHDLSALGQVEPVPWPDGFPNSEDDLDLGPFSLPELPPLQAKDVSDDVETEPIEETALVPPEESPAGPPVVPNGGDVPASAAEEQPMLPPDQGAPRLPAEPEPEPEPPAEPKPDALLEAAVEAGAVSEGRVPEDSDSSLGPAPAPPEQRPPGSGEEEAEGQDLPAASHSGPDAPVDGPAPAHTVDGAGPLDGACLEGPLGSLQPEAMEPEPKPAAEAPKAPKVEEIPQRMTRNRAQMLANQSKQSSPPSEKEPAPAPAPRAKGRCCEEEDPQAQHPRKRRFQRSSQQLQQQMNTSTQQTREVIQQTLAAIVDAIKLDDIEPYHSDRSNPYFEYLQIRKKIEEKRKILCYITPQAPQCYAEYVTYTGSYLLDGKPLSKLHIPVIAPPPSLAEPLKELFKQQETVRGKLRLQHSIEREKLIVSCEQEILRVHCRAARTIANQAVPFSACTMLLDSEVYNMPLESQGDENKSVRDRFNARQFISWLQDVDDKYDRMKTCLLMRQQHEAAALNAVQRMEWQLKVQELDPAGHKSLCVNEVPSFYVPMVDVNDDFVLLPA from the exons ATGCCTCCAGCTCAGTCCATGTCGTGGTACTGCAAGGCTGGTTCGCTCCTCGAAGGGCCATGGCATGAAATGGAGGTCCCTAGAAGCAAGAAGAAAG AGAAGCAGGGTCCTGAGCGGAAGAGGATTAAGAAGGAGCCCGTCACCCGGAAGGCCGGACTGCTGTTTGGCATGGGGCTGTCTGGGATCCGAGCCGGCTACCCCCTCTCCGAGCGCCAGCAGGTGGCTCTCCTCATGCAGATGACTGCCGAGGAGTCTGCCAACAGCCCAG TAGACACAACACCAAAGCACCCCTCCCAGTCGACAGTGTGTCAGAAGGGGACGCCTAACTCTGCctcaaaaaccaaagacaaagtgAACAAGCGAAACGAGCGCGGAGAGACACGCCTTCATCGCGCAGCCATCCGCGGGGATGCCCGGCGCATCAAGGAGCTCATCGGTGAGGGCGCAGATGTCAACGTGAAGGACTTCGCAG GCTGGACAGCGCTGCATGAGGCGTGTAACCGCGGCTACTACGACGTCGCCAAGCAGCTGCTGGCCGCGGGGGCGGAAGTGAACACCAAGGGCCTGGATGACGACACCCCCCTGCACGATGCCGCCAACAACGGGCACTACAAG GTGGTGAAGCTGTTGCTACGGTATGGGGGGAACCCTCAGCAAAGCAACAGGAAAGGCGAGACGCCACTAAAGGTGGCCAACTCCCCGACCATGGTGAATCTCCTGTTGGGCAAGGGGACCTACACGTCCAGCGAGGAGAGCTCAACCG aGAGCTCAGAGGAGGAAGACGCCCCGTCGTTCGCACCTTCTAGCTCAGTTGATGGCAATAACACAGACTCTGAATTTGAGAAAGGCCTGAAGCACAAGGCTAAGAATCCGGAGCCCCAGAAAACTGTGACCCCCGTCAAGGATGAGTACGAGTTTGACGAGGATGACGAGCAGGACAGAGTCCCTCCAGTGGATGACAAACACTTACTGAAAAAGGATTACAGAAAAGAAACTAAgtcaaatagttttatttctattcccaaaatggaagtgaaaagttACACTAAAAATAACACAATTGCACCAAAGAAAGCGGCTCATCGCATCTTGTCAGACACGTCGGACGAGGAGGACGTTGGTGTCACTGTGGGGACAGGAGAGAAGCTGAGACTCTCGGCGCACACGATATTGCCCAGTAACAAAACACGGGAACCTTCTAATGCcaagcagcagaaggaaaaaaataaagtgaaaaagaagcgaaagaaagaaacaaaaggcaaagaGGTGCGATTTGGGAAGAGGAATGATAAGTTCTGTTCATCTGAGTCAGATAGCGAGTCCTCGGAGAGCGGCGAGGACGACGGGGACTCAGTGGGGAGCTCTGGCTGCCTCAAGGAGTCCCCGCTGGTGCTGAAGGACCCCTCCCTGTTCAGctctctgtctgcctcctccACCTCGTCCCACGGGAGCTCTGCTGCCCAGAAGCATAACCCTAGCCACGCAGACCCTCACACCAAGCACTGGCGGACAGACAATTGGAAAACCATTTCTTCTCCTGCCTGGTCAGAGGTCAGCTCTTTATCAGACTCCACAAGGACGAGACTGACGAGCGAGTCTGATTGCTCCTCTGAGGGCTCCAGTGTGGAGTCGCTGAAGCctgtgaggaagaagcaggagcacAGGAAGAGGGGCAGCCTGCAGAGCGCCCTGTCTGAGAAGAAGAACTCTTTCCATGCCAGTGTGGATGGCGCCATCCCCAAGCTGGACAAGGAGGGGAAGGTCGTCAAGAAACACAAAAcgaaacacaaacacaaaaacaaggaGAAAGGGTTGTGCTCGGTCAGTCAGGAACTCAAGTTGAAAAGCTTCACCTACGAGTATGAGGACTCCAAGCAGAGGTCTGAGAAGGCCATACTTCTGGACAACGATGTGTCCAGCGAGAACAAGTTGAAAGCCTTGAAGCACGACAGGGACCACTTCAAGAAGGAAGAGAGACTCGGCAAGATGAAGTCGGAGGAGAAGGAATGGCTCTTCAAAGAGGAGGTGGTCAAGGTCTCCAAGGATGAGAAGTCCCTGAAGAGAATCAAAGACATGAGCAGGTCCTTCCGAGAAGAAAAGGACCGTTTGAATAAAGCTGAAAAGGAGAAACTAGTGAaggagaagtctcctaaagagGAAAAGCTGAGACTGtacaaagaggaaaggaagaaaaagtccaAAGACAGGCCCTCAAAGTTAGAGAAAAAGAATGACTTTAAAGAGGACAGACtttcaaaggagaaagagaagactttcaaagaagagaaagaaaaactcaagaaAGAAAAGGTTTATAAGGAAGACTCGTCTGCTTTTGATGAATACTGTAACAAAAGTCAGTTTCTGGAGAATGAAGATACCAAGTTCAGCCTCTCTGACGACCAGCAGGACAGGTGGTTTTCTGACCTGTCTGACTCATCCTTTGATTTCAAAGGGGACGACAGCTGGGATTCTCCAGTGACGGACTACAGGGACGTGAAGAGCGACCCTGTGGCCAGACTGATCCTGGAGACGGTGAAAGAGGACGGCAAGGACAAGAAGCGGGAAAACAAGGGCCGCGAAAAGCGAGACTATGGGGACAAGCGGAGTGACAGAGATGCTTTCTTCAGGAAGAAGGACAGGGACTGTCTGGACAAGAGCTGcgagaggaggaaggagcagatggagaagcaCAAAGGTGTCCCCAGCTGCCTCCCCGAGAAGGACAAGAAGAGGAGGGAGTCCGCTGAGGGTGGACGGGACAGGAAGGACCCCCTTGAGGGCGCCAAGGAGCGGAAGGACGGCAGGGCCAAGCCTGAGGAGGCGTACCGGGAGGAGCTGAAGGAACTGGGCGGCGAGGCTAGCTTCAAGGACAGGCCCGACTGCGACTTCGGGAAGGGCCTGGAGCCCTGGGAAAGGCTCCACGctgccagagagaaagagaagaaggaaaaagcgaaattagagaaatacaaagacaAGTCCAGTGACAAAGATAAAAGCGAAAAATCTATCCTTGAGAAATGTCAGAAGGACAAGGaatttgataaatgttttaaagagaaaaaagataccaAGGAGAAGCATAAAGACACACACAGCAAAGACAAGGAGAGGAAGGCATCTCTCGACCAAGttaaagaaaagagggagaagactTTCCCTGGGCTTCTTTCCGAGGACTTCCCTGAGAAGAAAGAcgagaagaagggaaaggagaagagctGGTACATTGCAGACATCTTTACCGACGAGAGCGAGGATGAGAAAGATGAATACACGGCCAGCGGGCTCAGACTCGGGGAGGCCGGGGACACGCCACGGGCGGACGGCCCTCTGGACACCGACCGGCACCGGAAGCACTCCGCCGACCGGCAGCACTCGGAGAAGCAGAAAGACCGGGAGCTccgagaaaagaaaaaggagaagggggcCACAGAAGGGGgcaaagacaagaaagagaaagtccTCGAGAAGCACAAAGACAAGAAGGATAAAGACTCTGCAGAAAAGTACAAGGACAGGAAAGACCGGACGTCTGTCGACTccactcaggaaaagaaaaacaaacagaagcccCCAGAGAAGGTGGAGAGGAAGCCCCCTGCTGAGGACAAGGCCAAGAGCAGGCACCGGGAGAGGCCGGACAGGGAGCACTGCCGAGACAGGAAGGCGTCGAGGAGCGCAGAGGCTGAGAAGAGCCTGCTGGAGAAGCTGGAGGAAGAGGCCCTGCACGCGTACAGAGAGGACTCCAACGACAAGGCCAGCGAGGTGTCCTCAGACAGCTTCACGGACCGTGGGCAGGAGCCAGGCCTCAGCGCCCTCCTGGAGGTGTCCTTCACGGAGCCCCCGGAGGAGAAGGTCAAGGAGAAAGAGAGGCACAGACACTCTTCGTCCTCGTCCAAGAAAAGTCACGACCGAGACAGGATCAAGAAAGACAAGTccgagaaaagagaaaagagcgaTGATTACAAGGACTCTGGTGGCAGGAAGGACCCCAGCCAGTACGACAAGGACTTCTCAGACGCTGACACTTACGGGATCCCTTACGGCACAAAAGCCGACGCAGAGGACGGGTTAGATAAAGCCATTGAGCTTTTCTCCACTGAGAAGAAAGATAAGAACGATTCTGAAAGAGAACCCTCTAAGAAAGTAGAGAAGGAGCTGAAGCCCTATGGGTCCAGTGCCGCCAGCGCCctcaaggagaggaggaggagggagaagcaccGGGAGAAGTGGAGGGACGACAGGGACAAGCACAGGGACAGGCATGGGGACGGGCTCCTGCGGCACCACAAGGACGAGCAGAAACCTGTGGCCAGGGACAAGGACAACCCTCCAAACCCTCTCAGAGACAAGTCCAGGGAGGAGAGCCTGAAACTCAGCGAGACCAAACTGAAGGAGAAGTTCAAGGAAAACCCCGAAAAAGAGAAGGGTGACCCGGCAAAGGTCAGCAATGGAAACGAGAAGCTGCCAGTGTCCAGAGACCCGGCCAAGAGAGACGCCCGGCCCAGAGAGAAGCTGCTGGGTGACGGTGACCTGATGATGACCAGCTTCGAGCGCATGCTCTCCCAGAAGGACCTGGAGGTTGAGGAGCGCCACAAGCGGCACaaggagaggatgaagcagaTGGAGAAGATGAGGCACAGGTCCGGAGACCCGAAGCTCAAGGAGAGGGTGAAGCCCGCCGAGGACGCACGCAAGAAGAGTCTGGATGTCCCTCCAAAGAAGCCACTGGCGCTGGACCCCGCCCTGAAGGACAAGAAGCTCAAGGagtctgcccctgccctgccagcCACCGAGAACAAGCCCCACCCGGGACCAGCTGTGGACACCAGGGACTGGTTGGCGGGACCGCACATGAAAGAggtcctgcctgcttctcccaggCCTGACCAGGGCCGGCCCACCGGGGTCCCCACACCCGCATCCGTGGTGTCGTGCCCCAGCTACGAGGAGGCCATGCACACGCCCAGGACGCCGTCCTGCAGCGCCGACGACTACTCCGACCTCATTTTTGACTGTGCAGACCCCCAGCCCGCGTCCAGCACGTCCGCCAGCGcctgctccccctccttcttcGACAGGTTCTCTGTGGCAGCGAGTGGGATTCCGGAGACCGCGAGCCAGACGCCCACAAGGCCGTTGTGCACAAGCCTTTACCGTTCAGTCTCCGTCGACATCAGGAGGACCCCCGAGGAAGAATTCAGCACTGGGGACAAGCTGTTCAGACAGCAGAGTGTCCCCACTGCGTCCAGTTACGACTCACCTGGGCAGCCCCTGGAGGACAAGGCCCCTGGGCCCCCAGGCCCTGCCGAGAAGTTCGCCTGCTTGTCTCCGGGGTATTACTCCCCGGACTATggcatcccctcccccaaagcagACACTCTGCACTGCCCGCCTGCGGCCGTGGTCAACGTCACCCCCTCCCCAGAGGGTGCCTTCTCTGGTTTACAAGCAAAGTCCCCCCCTCCACACAGAGATGAGCTGTTGGCCCCATCCATGGAGGGCGCCCTGCCCCCTGACTTGGGCATCCCCCTGGATGCCACAGAGGACCAGCAGGCCACTGCCGCCATTATCCCCCCGGAGCCCAGCTATCTGGAGCCGCTGGACGAGGGGCCCTTCAGCACTGTCATCACGGAGGAGCCCGTCGAGTGGGCGCACCCAGCGGCCTCGGAGCAGGGCCTCTCCTGCAGCCTGATTGGGGGCACCCCTGAGAACCCTGTCAGCTGGCCTGTGGGGCCGGACCTCCTGCTTAAGTCCCCACAGCGACTCCCAGAGTCCCCGCAGCATTTCTGCCCCAATGAGGCCCTCCACCCGGCTGCCCCCGGGCCCTTTGGCGCCACGGAGCCCCcttacccaggctcccctgactCGTACCCTCTGTCGGCCACCGAGTCTGGACTTGAGGGCGCCAAAGGCGACGCGGTGGAGGCGGTCCCGGCCTCAGTCTCTGCCCCAGAGGAACCACCCGCCTTTGCCCCTGCCTCCAGGCTGGAGCCCTTTTTCACCAACTGCAAACCGCTTCCGGAAGCTCCCCCCGACATGGCCCCGGAGCCTGCGTGTTTGACCACCGTGACTCAGGTGGAGGCTCTGGGGCCCATGGAAAGTAACTTCCTGGAGAACGGGCATGACCTGTCGGCCCTCGGCCAGGTGGAGCCGGTGCCCTGGCCTGACGGCTTCCCCAACTCTGAGGACGACCTAGATCTCGGGCCCTTCTCGCTGCCAGAGCTCCCCCCTCTTCAAGCTAAAGACGTTTCTGATGATGTCGAAACAGAACCTATAGAGGAGACTGCCCTCGTTCCTCCAGAAGAGAGCCCTGCGGGGCCCCCTGTGGTCCCGAATGGCGGGGATGTCCCTGCGTCAGCTGCTGAGGAGCAGCCTATGCTGCCCCCCGACCAGGGGGCTCCCCGGCTCCCCGCCGAGCCtgagcccgagcccgagccccCCGCGGAGCCCAAGCCAGATGCCTTGTTGGAAGCTGCGGTAGAGGCGGGGGCCGTGTCGGAGGGGAGGGTCCCCGAGGACTCTGACTCCAGCCTGGGGCCCGCACCGGCACCCCCCGAGCAGCGTCCACCAgggagtggagaggaggaggCCGAGGGCCAGGATCTCCCGGCCGCGTCCCACAGCGGGCCCGACGCCCCCGTGGATGGCCCGGCACCGGCGCACACGGTGGATGGGGCTGGCCCCCTCGACGGTGCCTGCCTCGAGGGACCGCTGGGCAGCCTCCAGCCCGAAGCCATGGAACCAGAGCCCAAACCCGCGGCCGAAGCCCCGAAGGCCCCCAAAGTGGAGGAGATCCCCCAGCGCATGACCAGGAACCGGGCCCAGATGCTGGCCAACCAGAGCAAGCAGAGCTCGCCCCCCTCGGAGAAGgagcccgcccccgcccccgcccccagagcgAAGGGCCGCTGCTGTGAGGAGGAGGACCCCCAGGCCCAGCACCCACGCAAGCGCCGCTTCCAGCGCTCCAgccagcagctgcagcagcagaTGAACACGTCCACGCAGCAGACGCGGGAGGTGATCCAGCAGACGCTGGCCGCCATCGTGGATGCCATCAAGCTGGACGACATTGAGCCCTACCACAGCGACAGGTCCAACCCGTACTTCGAATACTTGCAGATCAGGAAGAAGATCGAGGAGAAGCGCAAGATCCTTTGCTACATCAcgccccaggcgccccagtgctaCGCCGAGTACGTCACCTACACGGGTTCCTACCTCCTGGATGGCAAGCCGCTCAGCAAGCTGCACATCCCCGTG ATTgcgccccctccctctctggcggAGCCCCTGAAGGAGTTGTTCAAGCAGCAGGAGACGGTGCGGGGGAAGCTGCGTCTACAGCACAGCATCGAGCGG GAAAAGCTCATTGTCTCCTGCGAGCAGGAGATCCTGCGGGTTCACTGCCGGGCGGCGAGGACCATCGCGAACCAGGCGGTGCCGTTCAGTGCCTGCACCATGCTGCTGGACTCGGAGGTCTACAACATGCCTCTGGAAAGTCAG GGGGATGAGAACAAGTCCGTGCGCGACCGGTTCAATGCCCGCCAGTTCATTTCCTGGCTCCAGGACGTGGACGACAAGTATGACCGCATGAAG ACGTGTCTCCTGATGCGGCAACAGCACGAGGCTGCGGCGCTCAACGCCGTGCAGAGGATGGAGTGGCAGCTGAAGGTCCAGGAGCTGGACCCCGCCGGGCACAAGTCCCTGTGTGTGAACGAGGTGCCCTCCTTCTACGTGCCCATGGTTGACGTCAACGATGACTTCGTGCTTCTGCCAGCCTGA